TGCCGCCTGACACGTTCGGCTCGATCCGGAAGATGACGTGGCTCTCGCGATACGGCGGTTCGGAGTCGCGCAGCCGGTAGCGCACTTCTTCGCCAGGGATCGATGTTTCAGGCTCGGCGCCTGCGAGGTCGCAATCCGGCAGCCATCGCTCGCGCAATTCAGGAATGGTCACGGCGCGCCAGACCTTTGTCGGCGGAGCATCGAAATCGAATTCGAGCACCAGCTTTGCATCGGGGCGATCGGGCTTTGCGGTGTCGCTCATTGATCCATATCCTTCAGGAGGTCAGCGAGTGCGTTCATGCGCTTCGGCCAGTAGGCGCGGTAGCGCGCAAGCCATGCCCCGATGGCGAGGATTCCGTCGGGGTCGACTTCGTAATTCACAAAGCGGCCCTGCCGCTGCTCGCGCACGAGGCCTGCCGCGCGCAGCACCGAAAGATGCTGCGACATCGCCGGTTGGCTGATCTCCAATCCGTCGCGCAAGGCGCTGGCATTCAGGCTTCCGCCAGCGAGCTTCTCAAAGACCTTGCGCCGTGTCGGATCGGCCAGCGCCTTGAAGATGTCGGCTTCGATCATGCCAACACATAAGCACGTGCTTATGTGTTGCGCAAGCCCCTACTGACAAGTCCCGATTACTGCAGCGCTTCGCCGTGCTGCGAGATATCGAGCCCTTCGAGCTCGTGCTCGCGCGAGACGCGCAACGGCACGAACAGCCCGACCAGCTTGAGCAGGATGAAGCTCACGCCCGCCGACCAGACGAACGTGACGGCGACGCCGTAGAGCTGGATCAGCAATTGCTGCGGATGGCCCTCGAGCAGACCGGCCGTGCCTCCGATCGCGCTGGTCGCGAACACGCCGGCGAGCAGTGTGCCGGTCAGCCCGCCGATGCCGTGGACGCCGAACACGTCGAGCGAGTCGTCATAGTTGAAGCGGTGCTTCAGCCAGGTGCAGGCCCAGTAGCAGATGGCGCCTGCGGCGATGCCGATGACGATGCCGTGCCACGGCGCGACGAAGCCCGAGGCCGGCGTGATGGTGCCGAGGCCTGCCACTGCGCCCGAGATCATGCCGAGCACGGAGGGCTTGCGCCGCGTCGACCATTCGATCGCGCCCCAGGTCAGTGCGCCCGAGCAGGCCGCCAGATGCGTCGCGATGATCGCCATCACCGCGCGCGAATTGGCCGCGCCCGCCGAGCCGCCGTTGAAGCCGAACCAGCCGACCCACAACAGGCCGGTGCCCATCACCGCGAGCGAAAGATCGAACGGCGACAGATTTTCGGTGCCGTAGCCGTGGCGTCGTCCCATCACCTTCGCGGCGACGAGGCCGCCGGTGCCGGCCGACAGATGCACGACGAGGCCGCCGGCGAAATCCATCACGCCCATGCTGTTGAGAAAGCCGCCACCCCACACCCAATGCGCCAGCGGAATGTAGACGAAGATGAACCAGGCGACCGAGAAGAGGAGATAGGCGGAGAACCGCATCCGGTCCGCGACCGAGCCCGCGACCAGCGCCACCGTGATGATCGCAAACGTCATCTGGTAAAGCATGAACAGCGCTTCCGGGATCGTCTTGGCGGCCGGGTTGACGCTGTCCATGGTCATGCCGGCGAGGAACCAGCGGTCGAGCGAGCCGAGCCAGGGGCCGTCGCCGACGAAGCACAGCGAGTAGCCGAACGCGACCCAGAGGATGGAGATGATCGTCACCGCGGCAAGACTCTGCGCCATGGTCGCGAGCACGTTCTTCTTGCGCACCATGCCGGAATAGAACAGCGCAAGGCCGGGGATCGTCATCATCAGCACCAGCGCGGTGGCGACGATCATCCAGGCGGTGTCGGCGGTGTTGATCTCCGAGGCCGCGGCGTGCGCAGGCGAGACCATGATCGACAACAATCCGAGCGGCGCAGCCATAGCGGCTACGCGGCGCAACAATCCCGCCAT
The genomic region above belongs to Bradyrhizobium sp. CCBAU 53338 and contains:
- a CDS encoding SRPBCC domain-containing protein; amino-acid sequence: MSDTAKPDRPDAKLVLEFDFDAPPTKVWRAVTIPELRERWLPDCDLAGAEPETSIPGEEVRYRLRDSEPPYRESHVIFRIEPNVSGGTRFRIIQQACEIGVKPPQPANSNCCLMRAAA
- a CDS encoding ammonium transporter, yielding MAGLLRRVAAMAAPLGLLSIMVSPAHAAASEINTADTAWMIVATALVLMMTIPGLALFYSGMVRKKNVLATMAQSLAAVTIISILWVAFGYSLCFVGDGPWLGSLDRWFLAGMTMDSVNPAAKTIPEALFMLYQMTFAIITVALVAGSVADRMRFSAYLLFSVAWFIFVYIPLAHWVWGGGFLNSMGVMDFAGGLVVHLSAGTGGLVAAKVMGRRHGYGTENLSPFDLSLAVMGTGLLWVGWFGFNGGSAGAANSRAVMAIIATHLAACSGALTWGAIEWSTRRKPSVLGMISGAVAGLGTITPASGFVAPWHGIVIGIAAGAICYWACTWLKHRFNYDDSLDVFGVHGIGGLTGTLLAGVFATSAIGGTAGLLEGHPQQLLIQLYGVAVTFVWSAGVSFILLKLVGLFVPLRVSREHELEGLDISQHGEALQ
- a CDS encoding helix-turn-helix transcriptional regulator; this encodes MIEADIFKALADPTRRKVFEKLAGGSLNASALRDGLEISQPAMSQHLSVLRAAGLVREQRQGRFVNYEVDPDGILAIGAWLARYRAYWPKRMNALADLLKDMDQ